The following DNA comes from Streptomyces sp. NBC_00273.
ACCGGCGCCGGTCACGACGGTGCCCGCCGCGATCAGGACGAGGGTGGTCGCGAGCAACGCCCACGACAGCTTGCGCACGGGGCCGGGCACGCGCGGCCGGGGGGCGCCGTCGCCCTCGCGGGTGCGCTGCCAGGTGGCCGTCGTCACGGCGATCAGCGCGGTGGCGAGGAGGAAGTGCCCGGCCACGCTGTACGGGTTGAGTCCGGTGCGGACGGTGATTCCGCCGAGCACGGCGTTCGCCATCACGATCGCGAACTGGACCCAGCCGAGCTGCGTCAGGGAGTGCCGCCAGGGCTTGGCCGAGCGGAAGGCGACGATTCCCCAGCCGACGGCCGCGCTGAGCACGTAGGTCAGCATCCGGTTGCCGAATTCGATGGCGCCGTGGAAGCCCTGCGCCTGCGTCACGATCAGGCTGTCGTCGGTGCACTTGGGCCAGGTGTCGCAGCCGAGGCCTGATCCGGTCAGCCGTACCGCGCCGCCGGTGACGACGATGGCCACGCTCATCACGAGCGCGGTGAGTGCGGCCCGCTGGACGATCCGGGGTGACGGGGTCCAGCGGCTGGC
Coding sequences within:
- a CDS encoding COX15/CtaA family protein — translated: MHKWSPTIWGVLNPLAHIASRWTPSPRIVQRAALTALVMSVAIVVTGGAVRLTGSGLGCDTWPKCTDDSLIVTQAQGFHGAIEFGNRMLTYVLSAAVGWGIVAFRSAKPWRHSLTQLGWVQFAIVMANAVLGGITVRTGLNPYSVAGHFLLATALIAVTTATWQRTREGDGAPRPRVPGPVRKLSWALLATTLVLIAAGTVVTGAGPHAGDSSEIERMPFDWDTTVHVHAAAAWLVCVLGIAMWLVLRVVDAPADTRARARDLLIVLLAQGAIGYVQYATQVPEVLVAAHMLGSCLVWIAVVRLALSLRERPVEQVEIPVQGDPQLSAA